One genomic region from Candidatus Nanopelagicales bacterium encodes:
- a CDS encoding shikimate kinase produces the protein MNINLVGMRGVGKSNVARRLSVLTKRPVMSTDSLIEYEVGMSIPDFVESQGGDWRGFRDAEFRVLQRLSAMDGIIVDCGGGAIVDLDADGNEVFSARKVEALREGGPIVWLKGDIARLAAKTEADPRRPSLHRIHTAEEIMRRREPYYQRAADISYFVDRGDRQQVAVAIASSHQLIAPDR, from the coding sequence ATGAACATCAACCTCGTCGGTATGCGGGGCGTCGGGAAATCGAATGTCGCACGACGTCTATCGGTACTGACCAAGAGACCCGTCATGTCGACGGACTCGCTGATTGAGTACGAGGTCGGGATGAGTATTCCCGACTTCGTCGAGAGCCAGGGTGGCGATTGGCGAGGGTTTCGCGATGCTGAGTTCCGAGTCTTGCAACGGCTTTCGGCAATGGACGGAATCATTGTTGACTGCGGCGGGGGAGCGATCGTTGATCTCGATGCCGACGGCAATGAGGTATTTAGCGCCCGCAAGGTCGAAGCTCTGCGCGAGGGTGGGCCAATCGTCTGGCTCAAAGGCGACATCGCACGACTCGCGGCAAAGACCGAAGCTGATCCTCGTCGCCCATCCCTGCACCGCATCCACACCGCCGAGGAGATCATGCGTAGACGGGAGCCCTACTACCAGCGGGCTGCTGACATCAGCTACTTCGTCGATCGCGGCGATCGACAGCAGGTAGCCGTGGCGATTGCCTCCTCACACCAGCTCATTGCTCCCGATCGGTAA
- a CDS encoding aquaporin, which produces MNDDASSEPPRRGDNRDDVAQEAADQLSDFADPHQQWRRLIAEFVGTYLLVLVAAGGPMVGDRYPETVSTAAAVVAPGVMVMAIIMAMGKLSGAHLNPAVSFAFALRKDFPWRRVPGYVVVQLAGAICAALCLQWIVGNSARFGGTYPGSSTSALAAFVTETILTFGLLSVILGTASGAQNIGIMAAIGVGGYIALAGLWAAPLSGASMNPARTFGPNLVGGDLNDYWVYLAGPLLGAALAVGVAFLLRGPGGGRVGSVAAQGALAPDISRPEKN; this is translated from the coding sequence GTGAACGACGACGCTTCGAGTGAGCCACCGCGGCGCGGCGACAACCGGGATGACGTGGCACAAGAGGCCGCGGATCAGCTCTCAGACTTCGCCGATCCACACCAACAGTGGCGGCGATTGATCGCGGAGTTCGTCGGCACGTACTTGTTGGTCTTGGTCGCGGCGGGCGGGCCGATGGTCGGGGATCGTTACCCAGAAACGGTGTCGACAGCGGCGGCGGTGGTCGCTCCAGGGGTGATGGTGATGGCCATCATCATGGCTATGGGCAAGTTGTCAGGCGCGCATCTTAATCCGGCGGTGAGTTTCGCATTCGCGCTCCGCAAGGACTTTCCGTGGCGCCGGGTACCTGGCTACGTGGTCGTGCAATTGGCTGGCGCCATCTGCGCCGCGCTATGCCTGCAGTGGATCGTTGGAAACTCCGCACGGTTCGGAGGCACGTATCCCGGCTCATCAACCTCTGCGCTCGCGGCCTTCGTGACTGAGACGATCCTGACGTTCGGCCTGCTGAGCGTCATCCTGGGAACGGCATCAGGAGCTCAAAATATCGGCATCATGGCCGCCATCGGTGTGGGTGGATACATCGCGTTGGCCGGCCTGTGGGCAGCACCATTGTCTGGCGCTTCGATGAATCCTGCCCGCACATTCGGTCCCAACCTGGTTGGTGGTGACCTCAATGACTACTGGGTCTACTTGGCAGGGCCACTGCTTGGCGCAGCGTTGGCCGTCGGTGTGGCCTTCCTGTTACGCGGACCCGGCGGTGGCCGGGTCGGTTCGGTTGCTGCCCAAGGCGCATTGGCACCCGATATCTCGCGCCCGGAGAAGAACTAG